In Palaemon carinicauda isolate YSFRI2023 unplaced genomic scaffold, ASM3689809v2 scaffold587, whole genome shotgun sequence, one genomic interval encodes:
- the LOC137637218 gene encoding zinc finger protein 501-like, translating into MNSEPPFEFSMKSEIEDPFSPAVDPDNNTSGSVAFFNDGALFLDPKMEVKVEPEIFDSSESNLTNSYEYDASLSENGSLSSRKRCTCSECGKAFRDRYSLTKHSRIHTGEKPYTCNVYSKTFTSKYNLTTHLRIHMKEKPYKCNVCCKTFTSKYNLTTHSRIHMEGNPYKCNVCSKIFTSKAHLTVHVRNHTGEKPYKCNVCSKTFNVNGGPTEHLRIHTGEKPYKCDVCSKTFTLKHHLTGHVRIHTGEKPYKCDVCSKTFITQQSLTKHLRIHTGERPYKCNFCTQFFTSEYYLTKHKKSHERSIPMS; encoded by the exons atgaattctgaaccaccttttgaattttcaatgaaaagtgaaattgaagatccaTTTTCACCTGCAGTCGATCCAGATAATAatacgtctggcagtgttgctttctttaatgatggcgctcttttcttggatccaaaaatggaagtcaaagtagagccagaaatattcgATTCTAGCGAAAGCAACTTGACAAATTCTTACGAGTACGATGCATCATtgagtgaaaacggttcattaAGTT ccagaaagcgatgcacatgcagtgaatgtgggaaagcTTTTCGTGATAGATATAGTCTTACaaaacattcaagaattcacacgggagagaagccatacacatGTAATGTCTAtagcaaaacatttacttcaaaatataatctcactacacatttaagaattcacatgaaagagaagccatacaaatgtaatgtctgttgcaaaacatttacttcaaaatataatctcactacacattcaagaattcacatgGAAGGGaatccatacaaatgcaatgtctgtagcaaaatatTTACTTCAAAAGCACATCTCACTGTACATGTAAGaaatcacacgggagagaagccatacaaatgtaatgtctgtagcaaaacatttaatgtaAATGGAGGTCccactgaacatttaagaattcacacaggagagaagccatacaagtgtgatgtctgtagcaaaacatttactttgaAACACCATCTCACTGGACatgtaagaattcacacgggagagaagccatacaagtgcgatgtctgtagcaaaacatttattacacaacaatctctcactaaacatttaagaattcacacaggagagaggccatacaagtgCAATTTCTGTACCCAATTCTTTACTTCAGAATACTatctcactaaacataagaaatcacatgagagatctattccaaTGTCTTGA
- the LOC137637216 gene encoding zinc finger protein 813-like, which yields MEEKPFMCADCENSINFIEFSSSPTDCSFLFFQTFHPKGVNHPPLAVKAFDPENNDTSGSVALFNDGALFLHPKMEIKVEPEIFDSSESYSKNSYEYDASVSENGSVSCKGDVDEEENVETCLRTVLKEDEGRKRCTCSDCGKTFSNKRYLTVHLRNHMGERPYKCDVCSKAFNTKANLATHLRIHTGERPYKCDVCSKTFTTKTPLTLHLRIHTGEKPYKCNNSHGRKAINCDVCSKTFILKAYLTSHLRVHTREKQYKCDVCSKTFTREAHLTAHLRNHPGEKPYKCNVCSKTFNRKLHLTRHLRIHTGEKPYKSYLTSHLRVHTREKQYKCDVCSKTFTREAHLTAHLRNHPGEKPYKCNVCSKTFNTKAHLATHLRIHMEEKLYKCNVCSKTFISKAYLTSHLRIHTGEKPYKCDVCSKTFTWKQNLTEHLRIHTGEKPYKCDVCSKFFTSKRYLTKHKISHERSIPMS from the exons atggaagaaaaaccattcatgTGCGCGGACTGTG aaaactccATTAATTTTATTGAGTTTTCCTCTTCCCCAACTGATTGTAGTTTCCTTTTCTTTCAGACTTTTCATCCCAAAGGAGTgaatcatccacctcttgctgttaaagctt tcgatccagaaaataatgatacatctggcagtgttgctctctttaatgatggcgctcttttcttgcATCCAAAGATGGAaatcaaagtagagccagaaatattcgATTCTAGCGAAAGCTACTCGAAAAATTCCTATGAgtacgatgcatcagtgagtgaaaacGGTTCGGTAAGTTGTAAAGGGGACGTCGACGAGGAGGAAAATGTAGAGACTTGCTTAAGGACAGTTTTGAAAGAGGATGAAG gtagaaagcgatgcacatgcagtgacTGTGGGAaaacattttctaataaaagaTATCTTACAGTGCATTTAAGAAATCACatgggagagaggccatacaaatgtgatgtctgtagcaaagcatttaatACAAAAGCAAATCTCgctacacatttaagaattcacacgggagagaggccatacaaatgtgatgtctgtagcaaaacatttactacaaaaacACCTCTCActttacatttaagaattcacacgggagagaagccatacaaatgcaat aattcacacgggagaaaagccatCAATTGCGATGTCTGCagcaaaacatttattttaaaagcATATCTCACCAGCCATTTAAGAGTTCACACAAGAGAGAAGcaatacaagtgcgatgtctgtagcaaaacatttactagagAAGCACATCTCACTGCACATCTAAGAAATCAtccaggagagaagccatacaaatgtaatgtctgtagcaaaacatttaatagaaAATTACATCTCActagacatttaagaattcacacaggagagaagccatacaaat cATATCTCACCAGCCATTTAAGAGTTCACACAAGAGAGAAGcaatacaagtgcgatgtctgtagcaaaacatttactagagAAGCACATCTCACTGCACATCTAAGAAATCAtccaggagagaagccatacaaatgtaatgtctgtagcaaaacatttaatacaaaagcaCATCTCgctacacatttaagaattcacatggaagAGAAgctatacaaatgtaatgtctgtagcaaaacatttatttcaaAAGCATATCTCACCagccatttaagaattcacacaggagagaagccatacaagtgcgatgtctgtagcaaaacatttacttggAAACAAAATCTCACTgagcatttaagaattcacacgggagagaagccatacaagtgcgatgtctgtagcaaattcTTTACTTCGAAAAGATATCTCACTAAACATAAGATatcacatgagagatctattccaatgtcatga